The Roseibium sp. Sym1 nucleotide sequence CTCTATGTCTTCATGATCGCCTGGAACGAGTTCCTGTTCGCCTTCATGTTCCTCGACGATCCGGACATCTTCACCCTGTCGCGCGGTGTCGTGTCCCTGAATTCCTCCGAGGTGCCGCGTCAGCACCTCATGGCGGGCGCGGTGATTGCGACCGTGCCCGTCCTTGTCATCTTCCTGTGGTTCGAACGCTTCCTTGTGCAGGGCCTGACGGCCGGCAGCGTCAAGGGTTGAGCAATCAATGAAAAGGGCTCTTTGAAAGAGGCCCGAGGAGTTAACTGTGTCGTACACAGACCTGGATCAAAAGGCCAAGACCATCCTGACGGAAAACGATCAGGGCGGCTACACCATCCCGACCAAGGGGCTTTATCCCTATCAGTGGAACTGGGATTCCGTCTTCGTCGCGCTCGGCTTCGCCGAGTTCGACCAGGACCGCGCCTGGCGCGAGATCGAAATGCTGTTCGAAGGCCAGTGGCGCGACGGCATGGTGCCCCACATCCTGTTCCGCAAGGATGACCCGAGCTATTTCCCGGGACCGGGCGTCTGGGGGACGGACGGCGGTCCGATTCCGAGTTCCGGGCATTCCCAGCCGCCGGTCGCCGCCTCGGTGATCCTCGATCTGGTCCGGAACGACCGGACGGGCAAGGCGCTCGAACGGGCCGCCTCTCTGTTGCCCGGCCTGATGGCCTGGCACCGCTGGTACCTGAACTACCGGGACCCGAAGGGCCTCGGCGTGATCGCGGTGATCCATCCCTGGGAATCCGGCCGCGACAACCTGCCGGACTGGGACGACGCGCTCCGGGCCGTCGAGGTCAAGGACATCGCGCCCTATGAGCGCAAGGACACCTCCCATGTCGATCCGGCGATGCGCCCGCACAAGGAAGACTACGACCGTTACTTGAGCATCGTCGCCGCCTGCCGGAAGGTCGGCTGGGATTCGGCGCAGGTGGCCGAGAGCTGCCCCTTCTTCGTTGCCGACCCGGGCGTGACCTTCATCTTCCTGCGCGCCAACCGGGATCTTCTGGCGCTTGCCGAGAGGCTCGGCAAGGACGCCGAGGCGGACGAGATCCGCGGCTGGATTTCACGGATGGAAACGGGGGCGAAGACGCTCTGGAACGAAGAGATCCGGGCGCATGTCGCCCTGGATGAACGCTCCGGAAAACAGACGGACGGGATCTCGAGTGCATCGTTTCTGGCCCTTTATGCGGGCCTGGCCGACGCCGCGACGCTGACATCGCTGCAAGGCCATTTCGACCGGATCGCGGCCAAGGTGCGCTATATGATGCCGTCCTACGATCCCGATCATCGTTGCTACGAACCGCTGCGCTACTGGCGCGGGCCGGTCTGGGCCATGATCAACTACATGATCGCCAAGGGCTTTGCGGAAGCCGGAGACACGGCGCGTGCCGACCGGCTGCGCCGCGACACGGCCAGCCTGATCGAGACCAGCGGGTTCGCCGAATATTTCAGCCCGGAAACG carries:
- a CDS encoding MGH1-like glycoside hydrolase domain-containing protein, translating into MSYTDLDQKAKTILTENDQGGYTIPTKGLYPYQWNWDSVFVALGFAEFDQDRAWREIEMLFEGQWRDGMVPHILFRKDDPSYFPGPGVWGTDGGPIPSSGHSQPPVAASVILDLVRNDRTGKALERAASLLPGLMAWHRWYLNYRDPKGLGVIAVIHPWESGRDNLPDWDDALRAVEVKDIAPYERKDTSHVDPAMRPHKEDYDRYLSIVAACRKVGWDSAQVAESCPFFVADPGVTFIFLRANRDLLALAERLGKDAEADEIRGWISRMETGAKTLWNEEIRAHVALDERSGKQTDGISSASFLALYAGLADAATLTSLQGHFDRIAAKVRYMMPSYDPDHRCYEPLRYWRGPVWAMINYMIAKGFAEAGDTARADRLRRDTASLIETSGFAEYFSPETGAGAGGGSFSWTAAIWLTWASPSHAQQAA